The Mus pahari chromosome 5, PAHARI_EIJ_v1.1, whole genome shotgun sequence genomic sequence GATTAAGAAAAGGACTATCCCGTTTGCTCTCTTTATTAGGCCCTAGATTTTATGTAGTtacataaaatcatgtatgtACAGGTGACAGAAGAGCAGGAGTGAGGCTGTCTAACAGAAGGCAGTGGTCTTGTGAGAATAGGAGAAGAGGCAGGTGAAAGTCTTGGGAAATGGGTGGATATGTCAGAGTACGTTTTATGCTTATGTGAAAATCGCCATATAGAGAGGCCCACCCATAGCCATGTGGTGTGGGGCAGTGGAAGACACCTAGAGGTCTCCCTGCAGCGGTGTAGCCTGCCCTCAGCGGGAGCCACTACAATATGCAAGTGTGTGgtagacagatgggagagaaagagaagtggagcaacTTGAACACTATGAAGAGAAATGGAACTGAAGACACATGGGTAGAGAGAACTAGCGTGTTGTAAGTAGCCCATCGTGCCACCGGAGGCCACAGTGAAGTCTCGACCCATGCTGCTGCTGGGGCCATGTCTGGGCTTGTGGCCACATAGCAGTAGGGGTCTGTGCCGAGATCCGTGGCTCctattaccaccaaaggccatgcagatgtccctgCTCTGGACTGTGGCCTGAGTCCATGCGGATATCCAAGGGCTGTGCAGAGTTGGCTCTACCTCTCAGTGGCTGCTGGACTCTGAGAAAGAGGGCACTTCTCTTGGGTAACAGCAGAGCTGGCCCGGAAGGAGTGGAcacaggtgagctggccctgtcccCTGACGGCTGAGCTCTCCCTGCTGGGATAGGAGAGCTGTTAGGCTAACCAACTCAGctgccacccaggcccagatccagggctttcaGTTCCTCCATCCCAAGacctacctgtcttagtcagggtttctattcctgcacaaacatcatgaccaagaaacaagttggggagcaaagggtttattcggcttacacttccacactgttgttcatcaccaaggaagtcaggactggaactcaagcaggtcagaaagcaggagctgatgcagaagccatggagggatgttctttactggcttgcgtCCNNNNNNNNNNNNNNNNNNNNNNNNNNNNNNNNNNNNNNNNNNNNNNNNNNNNNNNNNNNNNNNNNNNNNNNNNNNNNNNNNNNNNNNNNNNNNNNNNNNNNNNNNNNNNNNNNNNNNNNNNNNNNNNNNNNNNNNNNNNNNNNNNNNNNNNNNNNNNNNNNNNNNNNNNNNNNNNNNNNNNNNNNNNNNNNNNNNNNNNNNNNNNNNNNNNNNNNNNNNNNNNNNNNNNNNNNNNNNNNNNNNNNNNNNNNNNNNNNNNNNNNNNNNNNNNNNNNNNNNNNNNNNNNNNNNNNNNNNNNNNNNNNNNNNNNNNNNNNNNNNNNNNNNNNNNNNNNNNNNNNNNNNNNNNNNNNNNNNNNNNNNNNNNNNNNNNNNNNNNNNNNNNNNNNNNNNNNNNNNNNNNNNNNNNNNNNNNNNNNNNNNNNNNNNNNNNNNNNNNNNNNNNNNNNNNNNNNNNNNNNNNNNNNNNNNNNNNNNNNNNNNNNNNNNNNNNNNNNNNNNNNNNNNNNNNNNNNNNNNNcctgcttgagttccagtcctgcatccttttgtgatcaacagcaatgtggaaagtgtaagctaaataaaccctttcctccccaacttgcttcttggtcatgatgtttgtgcaggaatagaaaccttgactaagacaatagTGTAGCAGAATCTGgagacctcaaaccagaccaatgactcattacaatgaacatttgcaaataaagatgtgtggacCCACCACAGCtttcacaagttttttttttttaattaatttattttttttttaattttctttttgctgggagaggttgcaagggtggagggcagatagaAAGgcatggggagatgagtgggattggggtacatctgtgaaattcacagagaatcaaaagttaaaaaaaaaaaaaagaaagtgaccaTATATCGCTCAggttaataaagtaaaaacagcTTAAAGGGAACCTGCCCCTCCTTATCTACAACAGATTAACTTATTTGTACACAGTAGTTTCAGATCCCAAGGGTGAGAGGGACGGCTCCAAGGGCAGGTACCTGATCTGCAATCCGCCAGCAGCGACAGGGCTCCTGTCGTTCTACACCCCCGCCGGCTCTCCTCGAGCTGGACATCTCCCACTCTACCCCAGCCCGATCCTCCTTTGGGCCTGCCCAAGCCACAGAATAATCTATTCTCCTGCTTGGCATGGCAGCCAGCTGGAGTTTGTGACCCTGATTACTTTCTACCACGTCACGCTTCCACTCTAAGTGCTATGTGCCTTTTTTATCCCCAACATCCCCATAACATAGTGTCACTAACTTTCTTCAGTTGGCCTGAGAGCTGACAGCAATCTTGCTCAGGAAGGATTCTCTGGACTCCCTCCCTAATCCTTTACTTTGGGGAAGCCTGCTAGTGCCCAGCTCCTCTCGGCCTCCTGCCCCTCACCAAGTGAGTCCCGAGATGCAAGGGCGTTCAGGCATCTTCGCCAGATGTTTCAGTGGCTAAAGACCCAGCAGGGTAGACCATCTCACAGAGCTTTCCAGCTAGGTCGCCCGGTGTTCCTTCATCAGAAGGATGCCAAGTACCAGGTCTCCGCTTCCAGTCCCTGCCTTCTGTCTTGGCACCCAGCACATTCTCATAGTCACTGGAGTCTTCACTTGACTGCTCGTCTCCATGGACCACGGCGGCGCTGTCCTCATTCTGGGCCGACGGCTGAAATGCTATATGATACACTGAAGAGAGGGTCCTCCAGATAGGCTCCTGGTGGTCTATAGTTGACGATGTCACTTCTTCCAGAGTCTGCAGCTGGCTTTCATTGGTATCCACCCATGGGACATTTTCATAATCTCTGCGGCACTGAAAAGCTCCCCTGGGCCGATTCTCTTGGATGTCCTCAAGATTCAACCCTGCCATATTGATGTAGTCGTTTGAAGTCTGAGATGAATCGTCTCCGTCGCTGAGTGAATCGCTGCACTTGGGTCCTGGAGCCCACAAACCAGGGTGGTCGGTGGCATTCCCACAGCCCGCGAGCCCTCCTTCAGCAAACTCCAGCCGCAGGGCACTTGGAAGACCAAGGTGATTTTCAGGAGTGCTTTCTATGCGAGTTAGAGTCTCACCGGTGTCCTCTGCTGTAGGGATATTGACATAATCATTTGACTCCTTGGAAGAAATGCTGGGGTTACTTCTGGAAGCTCTGACACAGATGTGATGTGCTGAGGAGGTCAGGTGCCCGCACATCTGGGGCACTGTGCCATTGTCATAGATGTCTACCGTGTACTCCTCAGCATGAACGGACACTCTATGCATCTGAAGGGAACCACTGGCTTGGGGGACCtgtgaggaagaagagagagtgacagcatgagggcagagacagggacacagCTGCTCTTCCTCTCCACAGTGCCTGGTACTCCAGTGCCTTCATTCGGTCCTGTGGCTTAGAGCTTGGCTTCAAGTCAGAGGCTCACACTGCAAGTGTTTGGGTGCCAGGTATGTCTGGAGGATGGTTGAAGTGGGATGAGATTCAGAAAAGCAATGTTGAGCCTAAGGCTCGATGGTAGGGTACTtgtagcatgtgcaaggccccaGGTCCAACCATCAATACTGCAAAAAcgtgaaacaaaacaagaaaaaacaaacaaacaaatgacagctGAAGAGAGCTGTTAAGTCACAACAGATTTGGGCTATGGTGGAGAAGGAGGACCCAATGGGGAGGACCGTGGCATGCCCAGAGAAAGTacattttgccaggcagtggtggtgcacgcctttaatcccagcacttgggaggcagaggcaggaggatttctgagctcaaggccagcctggtctacagagtgagttccaggacagccagggctacacagagaaaccctgtcttgaaaaaccaaaataaataaataaataaataaataaataaagtacactTCACCAAAGCACACTGGAGGGACGATGCAGTGTGGGCTAAAGATGGAGACTTAGATTCAGACTGGGAAGGCAAATTCCAGCTTTGTCACTTTGCGCTGAGTGAATCTTACCTTGTCACCGAGTCTTACCTTGGTGTCTTCACCTCCTAGTCTATGGATAGAGAATTACCACCATGTCTGTGTTATAGGGTTTTTGCTTGTGGTAAAAGAATTACTAAATATGATATATTCAGAACAGTGTTAGCACATAGAAAAcactaaaaagatgaaaaatattagCTTCTAAGACTCCAGAAATTTCAAGAAAAACATGTGCACCTTTAATGTGAAGTTGCCCCACTTTTTTGACAAGGTCTTCCCCAGGTTAGACGTCGATGGTCGATGATCCTGCTTTAGCCTTCTGAGTGTTTTTGCAAGAACAAACCTcctccagttttattttattttgtttttgttgaggtCTGCCCCTTCCCCTGAAGCATAggtgtagccattttgttccatgcctgacACAAGATGTTTTCCTACAGTTTCACACAGTAACATGAGCACACCcttactcatgcacacacaaaataaatgagtaagaaACAACACGATTTCTGTCCCCCCGACCCCCTCCTCccagagggtttctctgtgtagctgtggctgtcctggaactcactatgtaaacctggCTGCCCTCAAAcctagagatcagcctgcctctgccttccaattgctgggatcaaaggtgtgcactaccgTCGGCCAGCACAGATCTGGTTTTTACAGCAGGTGTCATTTGGCAGACATCCTGCATAACTTCGAAAAAGAGACAAATCATGTTGTTTCTTACAGAAGTGGAGTAGATGGTGGGGTGGGATCCTGATTAAACTGATTTTACACCGTATCGCACCATGCTTTGTACCAGGTTACGACTGCATGAAAGCCTCATTAGACACATCCCTTGACCTTGACTTTCCAGCCTCTAAAAGGGGAGTCAAATACATCTGTACTC encodes the following:
- the Lax1 gene encoding lymphocyte transmembrane adapter 1 is translated as MYSTPAPPEVTRRNSKPSTRQGTLGNLQGEKGQIIFPGFVMLLIIVLVIIAACILWSWKKQKKRRVPYFQVDPSLTLPPPRQRAKNIYDFLPRQQTELGRHQLSGFSTESLLSRACDSPEPEVPQASGSLQMHRVSVHAEEYTVDIYDNGTVPQMCGHLTSSAHHICVRASRSNPSISSKESNDYVNIPTAEDTGETLTRIESTPENHLGLPSALRLEFAEGGLAGCGNATDHPGLWAPGPKCSDSLSDGDDSSQTSNDYINMAGLNLEDIQENRPRGAFQCRRDYENVPWVDTNESQLQTLEEVTSSTIDHQEPIWRTLSSVYHIAFQPSAQNEDSAAVVHGDEQSSEDSSDYENVLGAKTEGRDWKRRPGTWHPSDEGTPGDLAGKLCEMVYPAGSLATETSGEDA